From the genome of Leishmania infantum JPCM5 genome chromosome 34, one region includes:
- a CDS encoding putative malate dehydrogenase, translated as MGLFFRRSPTALKKGKVVLFGCSNAVGQPLSLLLKMNPHVEELVCCNTAADGDVPGSGIAADLSHIDTLPKVHYATDEGQWPALLRDAQLILLCFGSSFDLLRQDRDIALKAAAPTMRRVMAAVASSDTTGNVAVVSSPVNALTPLCAELLKASGKFDPRKLFGVTTLDVIRTRKLVAGALHMNPYDVNVPVVGGRGGVTACPLIAQTGLRIPLEDIVRISGEVQSYGVPFEAAAGAGSHDALSMEVAPPVALGLAYAACDFSTSLLKALRGDVGIVECALVESTIRSETPFFSSRVELGREGVQRIFPMGALTSYEHDLIEAAVPELMRDVQAGIEASTKF; from the coding sequence ATGGGCCTCTTCTTTCGCCGATCTCCGACGGCTCTGAAGAAGGGCAAGGTGGTGCTCTTCGGCTGCAGCAATGCGGTAGGCCAGCCGCTGTCGCTCCTACTCAAGATGAACCCGCACGTAGAGGAGCTTGTGTGCTgcaacaccgccgctgacggcgaCGTGCCAGGCTCCGGCATCGCCGCAGACCTCTCTCACATAGACACATTGCCGAAAGTGCATTACGCTACCGACGAGGGGCAGTGgccggcgttgctgcgcGATGCACAGCTTATCCTTCTCTGcttcggcagcagcttcgACCTTCTACGCCAAGACAGAGACATAGCCCTCAAAGCAGCGGCTCCGACGATGCGCCGCGTCATGGCTGCCGTCGCGTCCTCTGACACAACGGGAAACGTGGCTGTCGTGTCGAGTCCTGTGAACGCCCTTACCCCGCTCTGCGCAGAGCTTCTGAAGGCGTCTGGAAAGTTTGACCCCCGAAAGCTGTTCGGCGTTACCACGCTCGACGTGATACGGACTCGGAAGCTGGTGGCAGGGGCGCTGCACATGAACCCATACGACGTGAACGTGCCCGTTGTGGgagggcgcggcggcgtgacgGCGTGCCCGCTGATTGCCCAGACTGGACTTCGTATCCCTCTTGAGGACATCGTTCGCATATCCGGCGAGGTGCAGAGCTACGGGGTACCTTTTGAGGCcgcagcgggtgcgggctcgCACGACGCATTGAGCATGGAGGTTGCACCGCCGGTGGCTCTCGGCCTCGCTTACGCCGCCTGCGACTTCTCCACGTCGCTGCTCAAGGCGCTTCGCGGCGATGTCGGAATCGTCGAGTGTGCTCTCGTGGAGTCCACGATAAGGTCCGAGACGCCGTTCTTCAGCTCACGAGTGGAGTTGGGCCGTGAGGGTGTACAGCGCATTTTTCCTATGGGCGCACTGACGTCCTATGAGCACGATCTCATTGAGGCAGCAGTGCCCGAGTTGATGAGGGATGTGCAGGCAGGGATCGAGGCTTCCACGAAGTTTTGA